The Prochlorococcus marinus str. MIT 9301 genome segment ACTCTATGAATTTCAAGTAAATAGGAGGACAATATAGATATAGATCTAGGAGGTCTTATGAAACTATTCAATCAATTTAATGTCCTTCCAAGATACCTAACTGCATTCAATTATGCAGGGTTAAACTTGAATGAGACTCCACAAGAATTACAAAAATGTACCCCTGAGTTTCAAAACTTTTGGGAGAAAGAATGTAGAGAACATCCAACTAATCAAAATTGTTTAATTTACTGTGACTGAGTAATTAATTTTTAGTTTTTATTAAATAATCTCGATCTAAAAAGTGGTTTCACACGGGTTTCACACGAAATAATATTTAAAATTATGCCTTGAGATGTATTGATATGACTGACTTTTTTTCTTGCTTAAATTTATGGACTATAGAGTGGGAATAAAGTGAATTTGATAACCGAGTTATAACTACAACTTTTAACTCTCAAACAAAAATAATTCAAATATTAGATTATCTGATGCTAATTGTTTTAAAAATCAAGTTTTACTTGAGTTCTACAAAACACTTTTAGTTAACTTTAAGAGAAATCGTATTAAGTTTGTTTGTTCTTCTTTATTTTATATTTATATTTTGTAAAAATTTACTCCAATAATAATTCTATCTTTTTCGCCTTTATAAAATACAGAGTGTTTTCTTTGTGCTGGGAAAATAATTATCAAACCATTAGAAGGAAGAATTTCCTGATTTGGGTTTTCTAATTTTAAAATTCCTGGCTCATCGCAAGTTTGATCACCAACTGATAGATAATAGACAAGAGAAAACTTTTTTTTAGCAATATCTAATCCTTCTATTCTGTCTATTTTATTTAAATGATCGTGACTTACTAAACCACCCCCCGAACGAAATATAGTAAAAAAAGAATCGCTTATAAAGATATTTGACTTCAAACTATTTTTTGCAATTACTATTAATTGTTTTTTAAAACTATCTATACTTACCTCACTCCTCTCGAATAACTTGTAATCTGAACCTATAGCATCGCCGAAAGTTGGGAATTGATATATTTCTTGGTTTCTGGCTTTTATCTTGTATAAGCATTCAACGAGTTTCTTGTCTACTGGCAGATTTAAAGTAATGAGATTTGAATTTGAGTTAGATTTCGTGAAAGAGCTCACCGAACTATTTTTTTCAGAGTCTTTATTATTAACAGTTAGTTCTTGTTGAAAAATACTTAATAATAATTTGTTAGTTCTATTTTTCTTATCAAAGTAATTTGCTTTAACTATACATTTGACAGCTGAATTTATATCTTTTAAAAGATATAAACATATTCCTAAATCCCTGTGAGCCTCAAAAAAATTTGGTTTAAGTTTTATTGCTTTTTTTAGTGATATTGCTGCTTCAGATAACTTCTTTAAGTCTCTTAAAATATTTCCTAAATTATAATATGCATTTGCGTATTCAGGATTAAGTTCTATAGCTTTACGAGTAGATAATTCTGCTTCCTTCAATTTTCCAAGAGAATTTAATATTCCTCCAAGATTCGAATGTAATTCTGCTTCTTTAGGATTAAGTTCAATAGCTTTACGAATAAATAATTCTGCTTCCTTCAATTTTCCAAGAGAGTTTAATATGCCTCCAAGATTTGAATATCCCAATGCATAGTGGGGATTAAGTTCTATAGCTTTACGAGTAGATAATTCTGCTTCCTTCAATTTTCCAAGTCCCTTTAGTATTAATCCATAATTAGAAAAAACCCTATGATCTTCCACACCTTGAATTATTAGATATTGATAATATTTTGCTGCTTCTGCAATATTTCCTTGTGAATGAAATTGAAATGCTTTACCTAATACTTGTTCTTTAGAACGGTTAATTTTTTTGTTGTTTCTATTTAGTTTTTTATGAAATTGATCCTCATTTTCAAAAACTTTCATTCTCTAGTAATAATGTTCAATTAAGTTTTGAT includes the following:
- a CDS encoding tetratricopeptide repeat protein; this encodes MKVFENEDQFHKKLNRNNKKINRSKEQVLGKAFQFHSQGNIAEAAKYYQYLIIQGVEDHRVFSNYGLILKGLGKLKEAELSTRKAIELNPHYALGYSNLGGILNSLGKLKEAELFIRKAIELNPKEAELHSNLGGILNSLGKLKEAELSTRKAIELNPEYANAYYNLGNILRDLKKLSEAAISLKKAIKLKPNFFEAHRDLGICLYLLKDINSAVKCIVKANYFDKKNRTNKLLLSIFQQELTVNNKDSEKNSSVSSFTKSNSNSNLITLNLPVDKKLVECLYKIKARNQEIYQFPTFGDAIGSDYKLFERSEVSIDSFKKQLIVIAKNSLKSNIFISDSFFTIFRSGGGLVSHDHLNKIDRIEGLDIAKKKFSLVYYLSVGDQTCDEPGILKLENPNQEILPSNGLIIIFPAQRKHSVFYKGEKDRIIIGVNFYKI